In Tolypothrix sp. NIES-4075, the following proteins share a genomic window:
- the gcvP gene encoding aminomethyl-transferring glycine dehydrogenase, with protein sequence MVFYASRPQSSHEQVLGQMSQKSSNFPERHIGPNFDEVQEMLELLGISNLDTLIDKTVPQAIRLKQSLQLPEALTEYAALAKLKQIAVKNEVYRSFIGMGYYDCITPPVIQRNILENPGWYTAYTPYQAEIAQGRLEALLNFQTMIIDLTGLEIANASLLDEATAAAEAMSMSYGVCKNKANTYFVSQDCHPQTIDVLQTRAKPLGIKIVVGDHQTFDFAQMIFGALLQYPATDGTIYDYRAFVEKAHAEGALVTVAADPLSLTLLTPPGEFGADIAVGSTQRFGIPLGFGGPHAAYFATKEEYKRQVPGRIVGVSKDSQGKAALRLALQTREQHIRRDKATSNICTAQVLLAVMASMYAVYHGSAGLKQIAENIHNKTVMLAEGLKRLGYSIVSENFFDTLKVELGTRSKDAILSSCEAQKINLRIYNETAVGISLGETTTVEDLEDILDIFAQGDKLPSPPSPLPLSPPLPLKRKTSYLTHPVFNSYHSETELLRYLHKLESKDLSLTTSMIPLGSCTMKLNATSEMIPVTWAEFGNIHPFAPRSQTQGYQILFDQLEEWLAEITGFAGISLQPNAGSQGEYTGLLVIREYHESRKEQHRNVCLIPTSAHGTNPASAVMSGMKVVPVACDVEGNVDLNDLKAKAEKHSKELAALMVTYPSTHGVFEEQIQEICAVVHSHGGQVYMDGANMNAQVGICRPGDFGADVCHLNLHKTFCIPHGGGGPGMGPIGVAQHLVPFLPGHSVVQMHENNPKSIGAIAAAPWGSASILVISWMYIAMMGADGLTDATKVAILNANYIAKKLEKHYPVLYKEKNALVAHECILDLRSLKKSANIDIDDIAKRLMDYGFHAPTVSWPVAGTIMVEPTESESKQELDRFCDAMIAIRKEIAEIESGKMDAQDNVLKNAPHTAESLITGEWNHPYSREQAAYPAPWTREHKFWMSVGRIDNAYGDRNFVCSCLPMDAYSQ encoded by the coding sequence AGTTTACCGCTCATTCATTGGCATGGGATATTACGACTGTATCACCCCGCCTGTAATACAGCGCAATATTCTAGAAAACCCTGGTTGGTATACAGCTTACACTCCCTATCAGGCAGAAATCGCCCAAGGACGATTAGAAGCGCTGCTGAATTTCCAAACCATGATTATCGATTTGACGGGTTTGGAAATTGCTAACGCTTCCTTGCTGGATGAAGCAACCGCAGCAGCAGAAGCAATGAGTATGAGTTATGGTGTTTGCAAAAATAAGGCAAATACCTACTTTGTATCGCAAGACTGTCATCCGCAAACTATCGACGTGTTGCAGACACGGGCGAAACCCTTAGGAATTAAGATCGTAGTTGGCGACCATCAAACCTTTGATTTCGCACAAATGATATTTGGGGCACTTCTGCAATATCCCGCTACTGATGGCACAATTTATGATTACCGCGCTTTTGTTGAAAAAGCCCATGCTGAGGGTGCATTGGTAACGGTAGCGGCAGATCCATTAAGCTTAACTTTGTTAACACCCCCTGGCGAATTTGGCGCTGATATCGCCGTAGGAAGCACGCAGCGCTTTGGTATTCCCTTGGGGTTTGGGGGACCTCATGCGGCATACTTCGCCACCAAAGAAGAGTATAAGCGGCAAGTTCCAGGGCGGATTGTCGGTGTATCAAAAGACTCTCAAGGTAAAGCAGCATTGCGTCTCGCTTTACAAACCCGCGAACAGCACATTCGTCGCGACAAAGCAACTAGCAATATTTGTACAGCACAAGTACTGCTAGCGGTGATGGCGAGTATGTACGCGGTATATCATGGGTCAGCAGGACTTAAGCAAATTGCCGAGAATATCCACAACAAGACAGTAATGTTAGCAGAAGGATTGAAACGTCTCGGTTACAGCATCGTCAGCGAAAACTTCTTTGATACTCTCAAAGTTGAATTGGGAACACGCAGTAAAGATGCAATTCTCTCTTCTTGCGAAGCGCAAAAAATCAACTTGCGGATTTATAATGAAACTGCGGTTGGCATCTCTTTGGGTGAAACAACGACAGTAGAAGATTTAGAAGATATCTTAGACATTTTCGCCCAAGGTGATAAGTTACCATCCCCCCCTTCCCCCCTCCCCCTCTCCCCCCCTCTCCCCCTAAAGCGCAAAACCAGCTACCTCACCCACCCTGTTTTCAACTCTTATCATTCAGAAACTGAGTTATTGCGCTATCTGCACAAGTTAGAAAGTAAAGATTTGTCCTTAACTACATCGATGATTCCCCTAGGGTCGTGTACGATGAAGTTGAATGCAACATCGGAAATGATACCTGTAACTTGGGCGGAATTTGGTAACATTCATCCATTTGCGCCGCGATCGCAAACCCAAGGTTATCAAATTCTGTTCGATCAACTTGAAGAATGGTTGGCAGAAATCACCGGTTTTGCCGGAATCTCTTTACAACCAAACGCCGGTTCTCAAGGTGAATACACCGGACTTTTAGTAATTCGTGAATATCACGAAAGTCGCAAAGAACAACACCGCAATGTCTGCTTAATTCCCACATCTGCACACGGAACAAATCCCGCAAGTGCGGTAATGTCCGGGATGAAAGTAGTACCAGTTGCTTGTGATGTGGAAGGTAATGTTGATTTAAACGACTTAAAAGCAAAAGCAGAAAAGCATAGTAAAGAACTTGCTGCTTTAATGGTGACATATCCCTCAACTCATGGCGTATTTGAAGAGCAAATTCAAGAAATCTGCGCTGTTGTTCACTCTCACGGTGGACAAGTTTACATGGATGGGGCTAATATGAATGCCCAAGTTGGTATTTGTCGTCCGGGAGATTTTGGTGCTGATGTTTGTCACTTGAACTTGCACAAAACCTTCTGTATTCCTCACGGTGGTGGTGGTCCGGGTATGGGTCCAATTGGGGTTGCACAGCATTTAGTGCCATTCCTCCCCGGACACTCCGTTGTCCAAATGCACGAAAATAATCCAAAATCGATTGGTGCTATCGCAGCTGCACCTTGGGGTAGCGCTAGCATCCTAGTAATATCTTGGATGTACATCGCGATGATGGGTGCAGATGGTTTAACGGATGCAACTAAAGTAGCGATTCTGAATGCGAATTACATCGCGAAAAAACTTGAAAAGCACTACCCTGTTTTATATAAAGAGAAAAATGCTTTAGTTGCCCATGAGTGCATTTTAGACTTGCGATCGCTTAAAAAATCCGCGAATATCGACATCGATGATATCGCCAAGCGTCTCATGGATTACGGTTTCCATGCACCAACCGTTTCTTGGCCCGTAGCTGGTACAATCATGGTGGAACCCACCGAAAGCGAATCAAAACAAGAATTAGATCGTTTTTGTGATGCGATGATTGCGATTCGTAAAGAAATCGCCGAAATCGAATCAGGCAAGATGGATGCTCAAGATAACGTCTTGAAAAATGCACCTCACACTGCCGAAAGCCTCATCACCGGAGAATGGAATCATCCCTATTCTCGCGAACAAGCTGCATATCCTGCACCCTGGACTCGCGAACATAAATTCTGGATGTCTGTAGGTAGAATAGACAATGCCTATGGTGATAGAAATTTTGTTTGTTCTTGTCTGCCAATGGACGCTTATTCACAGTAG